The following proteins are encoded in a genomic region of Sulfurovum indicum:
- the groL gene encoding chaperonin GroEL (60 kDa chaperone family; promotes refolding of misfolded polypeptides especially under stressful conditions; forms two stacked rings of heptamers to form a barrel-shaped 14mer; ends can be capped by GroES; misfolded proteins enter the barrel where they are refolded when GroES binds): MAKEIHFSDHARNGLFEGVTKLADAVKVTMGPRGRNVLIQKSFGAPHITKDGVSVAREIELTDTLENMGAQLVKEVASNTADEAGDGTTTATVLAYSIFKEGLRNITAGANPIEVKRGMDKASAAIIEELKNISKEVKDKKEIAQVATISANSDETIGNLIAEAMEKVGKDGVITVEEAKGINDDLEVVEGMQFDRGYLSPYFVTNSEKMTCELENPLLLITDSKITSLKDLIPVLEQIQQSGRPLLIIADDVEGEALATLVLNRLKGVLNIAAVKAPGFGDRKKEMLKDIAILTGGNVITEELGLSLDKATLQDLGQAARIVIDKDNTVIVDGKGDSSSVEARVNEIRIQIENTSSEYDKEKLQERLAKLSGGVAVIKVGAATETEMKEKKDRVDDALSATKAAVDEGIVIGGGAALIKAAKAVKLDLCGDEAVGADIILRAVYAPMKQIAENAGFDAGVVADKIANSDESNLGFNAASGEYVDMLEAGIIDPLKVERVALQNATSVASLLLTTEATVSDVKENPTPAPAMPDMGGMGGMPGMM; the protein is encoded by the coding sequence ATGGCAAAAGAGATTCATTTTTCAGATCATGCAAGAAACGGATTGTTCGAAGGTGTAACAAAGTTGGCAGATGCCGTAAAAGTAACAATGGGACCAAGAGGTCGTAATGTACTTATCCAAAAAAGTTTCGGAGCACCTCACATTACCAAAGACGGTGTCTCAGTAGCCAGAGAGATAGAACTGACTGACACACTTGAGAATATGGGTGCACAACTGGTCAAAGAGGTTGCAAGCAACACTGCCGATGAAGCAGGTGACGGTACAACCACAGCGACAGTACTTGCATACTCTATCTTCAAAGAAGGGCTTAGAAATATCACAGCCGGAGCAAATCCAATCGAAGTGAAAAGAGGTATGGATAAAGCAAGTGCTGCGATCATCGAAGAGCTCAAGAATATCTCCAAAGAGGTTAAAGACAAGAAAGAGATCGCTCAGGTTGCAACAATTTCTGCAAACTCTGACGAGACCATCGGTAATCTTATTGCTGAAGCAATGGAGAAGGTAGGTAAAGACGGTGTTATCACAGTAGAAGAGGCGAAAGGGATCAATGACGACCTTGAAGTGGTAGAAGGTATGCAGTTTGACAGAGGATATCTCTCTCCATATTTCGTAACCAATTCTGAGAAGATGACATGTGAACTTGAAAATCCGCTCCTTCTCATTACTGACAGCAAAATTACTTCTCTTAAAGATCTGATCCCTGTACTTGAGCAGATTCAGCAAAGCGGAAGACCTTTGCTCATTATCGCTGATGATGTAGAAGGTGAAGCATTGGCAACACTTGTACTTAACAGACTCAAAGGTGTGCTTAACATTGCTGCTGTGAAAGCACCAGGATTTGGGGACAGAAAGAAAGAGATGCTCAAAGATATCGCTATCTTGACCGGTGGTAATGTCATCACTGAAGAGCTTGGACTCAGCCTTGACAAGGCAACACTGCAAGACCTTGGTCAAGCAGCACGTATCGTCATTGACAAAGACAATACTGTGATCGTTGACGGGAAAGGTGACTCATCCAGCGTCGAGGCAAGAGTAAACGAGATCCGAATCCAGATCGAAAACACAAGCAGTGAATATGACAAAGAAAAACTTCAGGAGAGACTGGCAAAACTCTCTGGCGGTGTAGCCGTTATCAAAGTAGGTGCGGCAACCGAAACTGAAATGAAAGAGAAAAAAGACAGAGTAGATGATGCTCTCTCTGCAACCAAAGCGGCTGTTGACGAAGGTATTGTTATCGGTGGTGGTGCTGCACTTATTAAAGCAGCCAAAGCAGTCAAGCTGGACCTTTGCGGTGATGAGGCTGTTGGTGCGGACATCATTCTCAGAGCAGTTTATGCACCAATGAAACAGATTGCTGAAAATGCAGGATTTGATGCAGGTGTAGTTGCTGACAAAATCGCCAACTCTGATGAGTCCAACCTTGGCTTTAACGCTGCAAGCGGTGAGTATGTTGATATGCTTGAAGCAGGTATCATTGACCCACTGAAAGTAGAAAGAGTCGCATTGCAGAATGCAACATCTGTAGCAAGCCTGCTATTAACAACAGAAGCAACAGTTTCCGATGTCAAAGAGAACCCGACACCGGCACCTGCAATGCCGGATATGGGCGGAATGGGCGGAATGCCTGGCATGATGTAA
- the groES gene encoding co-chaperone GroES: protein MNFKPLGDRLLVERVEEVNTTASGIIIPDNAKEKPSQGKVLAIGSDVEEVRVDDIVVFGKYSGTELALDDKEYLVLELSDVLGVIG from the coding sequence ATGAACTTTAAACCACTTGGTGACAGACTTCTTGTAGAGAGAGTAGAAGAGGTGAACACTACAGCTAGTGGAATCATCATTCCAGACAACGCAAAAGAGAAACCGTCACAAGGTAAAGTATTGGCAATCGGAAGTGACGTAGAAGAGGTTCGCGTCGATGATATCGTTGTTTTTGGTAAATACTCTGGAACAGAATTAGCACTTGATGACAAAGAGTATCTGGTACTTGAACTCTCAGATGTATTGGGCGTAATAGGCTAA
- a CDS encoding glutaredoxin family protein, with protein MEKKQKKIVLFTSPSCKWCTVAKEYFKKNGYRFKTIDITKDAKAAQDCERHGCRGVPVVLIGSRWICGFDQKAIEKALG; from the coding sequence ATGGAAAAGAAACAAAAGAAGATCGTACTTTTTACTTCTCCTAGCTGTAAATGGTGTACAGTAGCAAAAGAATACTTTAAAAAGAACGGATATAGATTCAAGACTATAGATATTACAAAAGATGCCAAAGCCGCACAGGACTGTGAACGTCATGGATGTCGTGGAGTACCGGTAGTGCTTATAGGAAGTCGTTGGATCTGTGGATTTGACCAAAAAGCAATAGAAAAAGCACTTGGCTAA
- a CDS encoding outer membrane beta-barrel protein has translation MLKKVMVSCFAMVLGTSLHAKDFSVSEKIIGIEIGAASIQADTNGYLFGEPEHDGSDVEYGLRIGAQMNEWRTLLVLDYFDSKDDDQNYEKFMITVDNMFNNTEKDVKGLQPYIGLNIGYMNYESTNINESGFLYGGQAGLFYRVTDNVGVDVSYRYSLTDADRTDHIASFVMGINYIY, from the coding sequence ATGTTAAAAAAAGTAATGGTTTCATGTTTTGCAATGGTTTTGGGTACATCTTTGCATGCAAAAGATTTTTCAGTCAGTGAAAAGATCATCGGTATTGAAATAGGTGCAGCAAGTATTCAGGCAGATACTAACGGTTATCTATTTGGTGAGCCGGAGCATGACGGATCTGATGTGGAGTACGGCTTAAGAATAGGTGCACAGATGAATGAATGGCGTACACTATTGGTTTTGGATTATTTTGATAGCAAAGATGATGATCAAAACTATGAAAAATTTATGATCACTGTCGATAACATGTTTAACAATACTGAAAAAGATGTGAAAGGCCTCCAGCCTTATATCGGACTGAATATAGGGTATATGAACTATGAATCAACAAATATTAATGAAAGCGGATTTCTTTATGGAGGTCAGGCAGGACTATTTTATAGAGTAACAGATAACGTTGGCGTTGATGTAAGTTACCGCTATTCTCTAACTGATGCGGACAGAACAGACCATATAGCAAGTTTCGTTATGGGTATTAATTATATTTACTAG
- a CDS encoding alpha-2-macroglobulin family protein, with translation MKKNIVAILTFVFVSVLALTGCGSTSGTSSGTETTVVVEMQENEIVLQPNGTDFTLSLPFTKKLDSTYHVELNNFTLAVSECSVSVGSVSFAPIPLVLDGALNTQEILTINGSFDQNCTPTGYSLTAIQTVSKDSQTTSGDISFTYTYSGSSGIVENGYAFINATTPLNIGASNTDYTISMQLIKDGFVASGETVELKAFSNVYGSIKTTTTYTVATDANGIAVFDYVSPGTLPADGTTATITAVLKDENGTIVPGIEQNIELIFDQNSNNSGIDYTNYTFTAIPSEINITEGGASRVIDVYVGNNNQPVANELVKVDYTFTADGNGTVNSYEGFTDANGHVAFNYTAPSDITSLIGTSTAVILRLDGNSSIYSTTTVNFNTPSGTSTDYSNYTFTVIPSEINITEGGVSRVIDAYVGNNNQPVANETVTVDYAFTADGNGTMSSYTATTDANGHVAFNYTAPSDITSLIGTSTAVTLRLDNNTSINSTTTVNFNTVPGSVVDYSGYTLTVLSNEMNISEPGQQQTIDVYLENDSNGPAAGEVVLVDFFDGTKGTMNSFSGIVDDTGHVAFTYTAPQDISVLDGFTIRVSMENNSSKEQNIVINVDTAVYMIYPDANITVTDISQVHTIKVALTKQEAGATSTLPAVGKTVVAEFIQPIYGTLSQYEAVVGTDGYARFTYTSPERIQDVNDTNITFYYKENQAVTANTLLVYEAQNINIVEQLFVVPDSVTITEAGEEKNITIITVNADNVGISSTVTIEQPFYNDTDYGYFTPAGPITTDASGKAVIVYTAPSSISGLSERNITITETNQSLSKELNIKYNQATGPGIDYAITVHIPDSLSVDNLDQITVVIHELGDETRVIDDSNVHEVNLTSIFTNMLTFGSGASTATYANAGTQPIAVETKTLSGTAVIEVNASIFNGDQNVTINTLVPVTILSGPVSAMSLVYVGTDIDGNTGLYKNYYTIHAVDKYDNPAREGITLHPSIINGTKVIKSAATTGQITQGTPDTFDDATPTVFSTVDTNDLLAIVPNSSSVDKLYLGNWSIANVISDNQLELAEEYTGATTNSLSYVIGNSNRYIDGYGIATVDVRSRDAGYVTDADGNVRLEVTFDPVLAGHTVTISANAYDVNRTGAAKIAGLRWDDFSSTTELVPNDGNDHNVTLTLGISNFQELLVGLDIVPSSIISSDAACDLNESAVNDLSTDANGQIRVQISTGLSSSTATECEISWSKSISGIYREY, from the coding sequence ATGAAAAAAAATATAGTAGCGATCCTCACATTTGTATTTGTGTCTGTTCTTGCATTGACTGGATGTGGAAGCACAAGTGGTACAAGTAGTGGAACTGAAACTACGGTTGTGGTGGAGATGCAGGAAAATGAAATAGTTCTTCAGCCAAATGGTACTGACTTTACTTTATCTCTGCCATTTACCAAGAAACTGGATAGTACGTATCATGTAGAGTTGAATAATTTTACATTGGCTGTAAGTGAGTGTTCTGTCAGTGTAGGCAGTGTAAGTTTTGCACCAATACCTTTAGTGTTGGACGGGGCATTAAATACACAGGAAATATTGACGATCAATGGTTCTTTTGACCAAAATTGTACACCGACAGGGTATTCTCTGACCGCAATACAGACTGTGAGTAAAGATAGTCAAACAACAAGTGGAGATATTTCATTCACCTATACATATTCCGGTTCTTCCGGAATTGTAGAAAACGGGTATGCCTTTATTAACGCAACAACACCGTTGAATATCGGAGCGTCAAATACAGACTATACGATCAGTATGCAGCTGATCAAAGATGGTTTTGTAGCATCCGGTGAAACCGTAGAGCTGAAAGCATTCAGTAATGTGTACGGAAGTATCAAAACAACTACAACGTATACTGTTGCAACAGATGCAAACGGTATCGCTGTATTTGATTATGTCTCTCCGGGTACTTTGCCTGCAGACGGTACTACAGCAACTATTACAGCAGTATTAAAAGATGAAAATGGAACTATAGTTCCAGGTATAGAACAAAATATTGAATTAATTTTTGACCAGAACAGCAATAACAGCGGTATTGACTATACTAATTATACGTTTACGGCTATACCATCTGAAATCAATATTACAGAAGGAGGGGCATCAAGGGTTATAGATGTTTATGTCGGGAATAATAATCAGCCGGTTGCCAATGAACTTGTGAAAGTTGATTACACCTTTACTGCTGATGGTAACGGAACAGTAAACAGCTATGAAGGGTTTACAGATGCAAACGGACATGTAGCGTTTAATTATACGGCACCGTCAGACATCACCTCTCTTATAGGAACCAGTACTGCTGTAATATTGAGACTTGACGGTAATAGCAGTATTTACAGTACAACCACAGTCAACTTTAATACTCCGTCAGGAACCAGCACAGACTACAGTAATTATACGTTTACGGTTATACCATCTGAGATTAATATTACTGAAGGTGGAGTATCAAGGGTCATAGATGCTTATGTCGGGAATAATAATCAGCCGGTTGCCAATGAAACAGTCACTGTAGATTATGCATTTACTGCAGACGGAAATGGAACAATGAGCAGCTATACGGCTACCACAGATGCCAACGGACACGTAGCGTTCAACTATACGGCACCGTCAGACATCACCTCTCTTATAGGAACCAGCACAGCAGTGACTCTGAGACTTGATAACAATACAAGCATTAACAGTACCACTACGGTTAACTTCAATACCGTGCCTGGAAGTGTTGTTGATTATTCAGGATATACATTGACAGTACTTTCCAATGAAATGAATATCTCTGAGCCGGGGCAGCAACAAACGATAGACGTATATCTGGAAAATGACAGTAATGGACCGGCAGCAGGTGAGGTTGTTCTTGTAGACTTCTTTGATGGAACAAAAGGTACAATGAACAGCTTCAGCGGTATAGTGGATGATACGGGACATGTTGCATTTACCTATACTGCTCCTCAAGATATCAGTGTACTGGATGGCTTTACGATCAGAGTAAGCATGGAGAACAATAGCAGCAAAGAGCAAAATATTGTTATTAATGTGGATACAGCTGTCTATATGATTTATCCGGATGCAAATATAACCGTCACGGATATTTCACAGGTTCATACAATCAAGGTAGCGCTGACAAAACAGGAGGCGGGTGCTACAAGTACCCTGCCTGCTGTTGGAAAAACGGTGGTAGCCGAATTTATTCAGCCTATATATGGTACTTTGTCTCAATATGAAGCGGTAGTAGGTACTGACGGATATGCAAGATTTACCTATACTTCGCCAGAACGTATTCAGGATGTCAATGATACAAATATAACATTCTACTATAAAGAGAACCAGGCTGTTACAGCAAATACGCTTCTTGTCTATGAAGCACAGAATATAAATATAGTGGAGCAGCTTTTTGTTGTTCCTGATTCGGTGACTATTACAGAAGCGGGAGAGGAGAAAAACATCACCATCATTACTGTCAATGCAGATAATGTTGGTATCAGCAGTACTGTAACTATAGAGCAGCCTTTTTATAATGATACGGATTACGGATACTTTACACCAGCCGGACCGATTACAACAGATGCAAGCGGTAAAGCTGTGATTGTGTATACCGCCCCATCCTCTATAAGCGGATTGAGTGAGAGAAATATTACCATTACAGAGACGAATCAAAGCTTGTCCAAAGAGCTTAATATAAAGTATAATCAGGCGACTGGTCCCGGGATTGATTATGCAATTACAGTCCACATACCGGATTCGCTGAGTGTAGATAATCTGGATCAGATCACAGTAGTGATACATGAACTGGGTGATGAGACAAGAGTGATAGATGATTCAAATGTGCATGAAGTAAACCTGACAAGCATATTTACAAATATGCTAACATTTGGCAGCGGTGCAAGTACTGCTACATATGCCAATGCAGGAACACAACCGATAGCGGTAGAAACAAAAACACTCTCGGGTACCGCAGTCATAGAGGTTAATGCTTCAATCTTTAACGGTGACCAGAATGTCACTATTAATACATTAGTACCGGTCACTATACTTTCCGGACCTGTAAGTGCTATGTCACTTGTCTATGTCGGAACAGATATAGATGGTAACACTGGACTGTATAAAAACTACTATACGATTCATGCCGTAGACAAGTATGACAACCCTGCAAGAGAGGGGATAACGCTGCATCCTTCTATTATTAACGGTACGAAAGTGATAAAATCTGCCGCAACAACAGGTCAGATTACACAAGGAACACCGGATACTTTTGATGATGCCACACCAACTGTTTTCAGTACGGTAGACACAAATGATCTATTGGCTATTGTTCCAAATTCCAGCAGTGTGGATAAGCTTTATCTTGGAAACTGGAGTATTGCAAATGTTATAAGTGACAATCAACTGGAACTGGCAGAAGAGTATACTGGAGCAACTACCAATTCTCTTAGCTATGTTATAGGTAATTCTAACAGATATATAGACGGTTATGGTATCGCAACTGTTGATGTCAGAAGCAGGGATGCAGGGTATGTGACAGATGCTGACGGAAATGTCCGACTGGAAGTTACCTTTGATCCGGTTCTTGCCGGGCATACGGTCACCATTAGTGCAAATGCATATGATGTAAACCGTACAGGTGCAGCAAAAATTGCCGGATTAAGATGGGATGACTTCAGCTCTACAACAGAACTGGTACCTAATGATGGAAATGATCATAATGTAACACTTACATTGGGTATCTCTAATTTTCAAGAACTACTGGTTGGTTTAGATATTGTTCCGTCAAGTATTATAAGCAGTGATGCAGCCTGTGATCTGAATGAGTCTGCTGTAAATGATTTAAGTACTGATGCC